The following proteins come from a genomic window of Prionailurus viverrinus isolate Anna chromosome D1, UM_Priviv_1.0, whole genome shotgun sequence:
- the LOC125176695 gene encoding olfactory receptor 1044 yields MAQINCTHVKDFILTGLTDRKELKTPFFVVFLSIYLFTVVGNLGLILVIRTDSRLNTPMYFFLSNLAFVDFCYSSVITPKMLGNFLYKQNVISFNACAAQLGCFLAFMTAECLLLASMAYDRYVAICNPLLYLVVMSPGICIQLVVVPYSYSFLVALFHTILTFRLSYCHSNVINHFYCDDMPLLRLTCSDTHSKQLWIFVCAGIMFISSLLVVFVSYTYIISAILRMRSAEGRRKAFSTCGSHMLAVTIFYGTLIFMYLQPSSNHSLDTDKMASVFYTVIIPMLNPLIYSLRNKEVKDALKKVIVNRNQALVFIKLRK; encoded by the coding sequence ATGGCTCAGATAAATTGCACCCACGTAAAGGATTTTATTCTCACGGGCCTCACAGATCGAAAGGAATTAAAGACGCCCTTCTTTGTGGTTTTCTTATCTATCTACCTCTTCACAGTAGTTGGTAACCTCGGCTTGATCCTAGTCATTAGAACAGACTCAAGACTCAACACACCGATGTACTTCTTTCTTAGCAACCTGGCGTTTGTTGACTTTTGCTACTCTTCTGTCATTACACCCAAAATGCTTGGGAATTTCTTGTACAAACAAAATGTTATCTCCTTCAATGCATGTGCTGCTCAATTAGGCTGTTTCCTGGCCTTCATGACTGCTGAATGCTTGCTACTGGCTTCCATGGCCTATGACAGATACGTGGCCATTTGTAACCCTCTCCTCTACCTGGTTGTCATGTccccaggaatctgcattcaGCTTGTGGTTGTCCCCTACAGCTATAGCTTCCTGGTTGCACTATTTCATACTATCCTCACATTTCGCCTCTCTTATTGCCACTCCAATGTCATCAATCATTTCTATTGTGATGACATGCCTCTCCTCAGGCTAACATGCTCAGACACTCACTCCAAACAGCTATGGATCTTTGTCTGTGCTGGGATCAtgttcatttcttcccttctggTCGTCTTTGTCTCCTACACGTACATTATTTCTGCCATCCTGAGGATGCGCTCAGCTGAGGGCAGGCGCAAGGCTTTCTCCACATGTGGCTCTCACATGCTGGCGGTCACCATATTCTATGGGACCCTTATCTTTATGTACTTACAGCCAAGCTCAAACCATTCCCTAGACACGGATAAGATGGCCTCAGTCTTCTATACAGTGATCATTCCTATGTTGAACCCTTTGATCTACAGCCTTAGgaacaaggaggtgaaagatgCTCTGAAGAAAGTCATTGTCAATAGAAACCAGGCTTTGGTGTTCATTAAATTAAGGAAGTAA
- the LOC125176812 gene encoding olfactory receptor 8J3-like, with protein MAPGNLTLVTEFILMGVSDRPELQIPLFFVFLVIYGLTMAGNLGIITLTSVDSQLQTPMYFFLRHLAIINLGDSTVIAPKMLINFLVQKKTTSYYECATQLGGFLFFIVAEVLTLAVMAYDRYVAICNPLLYMVVVSPQICLLLVSLTYLYGFSTGIVVSYCIFSLSYCSSNVINHFFCDIVPLLTLSCSDTYLPETIVFISAATNLVLSLIIVVVSYFNIVLSILRMRSSEGRKKAFSTCASHMMAVTVFYGTLLFMYLQPQTNYSLDTDKIASVFYTLVIPMLNPMIYSLRNKDVKAALQRFLTISCYSLKSV; from the coding sequence ATGGCTCCAGGGAACCTCACCCTGGTGACTGAGTTCATTCTCATGGGAGTCTCAGACCGCCCAGAGCTCCAGATTCcactcttctttgttttcctggtGATCTATGGGCTGACCATGGCAGGGAATCTGGGCATCATCACCCTCACCAGTGTTGACTCTCAACTTCaaacccccatgtacttcttcctgcgCCATTTGGCTATCATCAATCTTGGCGATTCTACTGTCATTGCCCCTAAAATGCTGATCAATTTTTTAGTACAGAAGAAAACCACCTCATACTATGAATGCGCCACCCAACTGGGAGGgttcttatttttcattgtagCCGAGGTGCTCACGTTAGCTGTGATGGCttatgaccgctatgtggccatttGTAACCCCCTGCTTTACATGGTGGTGGTATCTCCACAGATCTGCCTTCTGCTGGTATCCCTCACATACCTCTATGGCTTTTCCACAGGTATTGTGGTTTCATATTGTatattttctctgtcttattGCTCTTCCAATGTAATCAATCATTTCTTCTGTGATATTGTCCCACTGTTAACATTGTCCTGCTCTGATACTTACCTTCCAGAGACAATAGTATTTATATCTGCAGCTACAAATTTGGTCTTATCCTTGATAATAGTTGTAGTATCTTATTTCAACATTGTTTTGTCCATTCTAAGGATGCGTtcatcagaaggaaggaaaaaagcctTTTCCACATGTGCTTCACATATGATGGCTGTCACTGTGTTCTATGGGACCCTTCTCTTCATGTATTTGCAGCCTCAAACTAACTACTCATTGGATACCGATAAAATTGCTTCCGTGTTTTATACACTGGTGATCCCCATGTTGAATCCCATGATCTACAGCCTGCGGAATAAGGATGTGAAGGCTGCCTTACAGAGATTTCTAACAATTTCATGCTATTCTTTAAAATCAGTGTAA